DNA from Thermoleophilum album:
CGCCGCGGATTCGCGACTTTGGCGCACGTCGGCGCCGCGGCCTCTTTCTTCGGCTCGGCGCGCACGCCGCCCGGATATCCCGAGTACGAATTAGCGCGACGCTGCGCCCGCTTGGTCGGCGAAGCTGGCCTGGCGGTGATTACGGGCGGCGGCCCCGGCATCATGGAGGCCGCCAACCGCGGCGCCAAGGAAGCGGGGGCGCCGTCGATCGGCTTGAACATCGAGCTGCCGTTCGAACAGGGCCTCAACCCCTACGTCGACCTTGCGCTCCACTTCCACTACTTCTTCACGCGCAAGGTCATGTTCGTGAGGTACGCGAGCGGGTTCGTGGTGTTTCCCGGCGGGTTCGGAACGCTCGACGAGCTGTTCGAGTCGCTGACGCTCATCCAGACCGGCAAGATCCGCCACTTTCCGGTGGTGCTGGTCGGCAGCGAGTACTGGCAGGGTTTGGTCGATTGGCTGCGCGAGCGGGTAGTGGCCGAGGGCAAGGTCTCGCCGCACGAGCTCGAGATCTTTCGCGTGACCGACGATCCCTTGGAGGTTCGCGACCTGCTGCTGGCGGCCGCGCACCGCAAGCCGCGCGTCGAGCTGCCCGCGCGCGGCGATGGCGCTGTCGCTCGCCGCTCAGCTGCTCGTTAGCGATCCGGCGGAAAGCCGATCCCCTGCGGGGGCGTCAAGGGGCTGGTGGGCAAACCGTCGGGCGGTTCGACCTCGTTGTATCCCGCGGGCGCCACGTCGTTCGGCGCATCGGGGTGGAAAAGGCTCGCCAGCTGCTGGATCTGAGCGCGCCCCGGACCGAGCTCGAACTGACCGCCTCCGTAACAGGCGATGCCGCGCCTCGCGCACAGCGCGTAGACGGCGAAGAGCTCCTCGAGTGAGCCGATGCGCGAGGGCTTGACGTTGAGGTGCCGCACGGGGAACGGCAGCGCGTCAAGGTCGCCGGTCTCGTGGACCGGAGCATCGAAACTCAGGCGAGCGACGTGCGGCTCGAGCAGTGGCCGTGTCGCGGGGGTGACGTCGGGGTCCTCGATGATCGCCTCCGGAAATGCCATCAAGACTCGCTGGTAGAGCGCTGGATCGGTCTCAACATCGACCGGTGTTCCCCGATAGTGACCCTTGAGGTCGAGCACGTCGACCGCTCCCGTGCCTGCGAGTTGGCGGCACAGCTCGTCGTCCCAGGCGTTGGTTGGATCGAGCTTGAAGCGCGTGCCCGGATAGCGCGCGAGGAGCTCGAGGACGCGGTCGGGCAGGGCTCGCCCAGCGCGCTCCTCTAGCCGCGTCGAGACGACGAACCGCACCGGGCGCGGCTCGATCCCCAAGACTTCGGCGAGCGATCGAGAGCCCTGGCGGAGCGCTAGATCGAGAGCCGCGGCTTCGAACGCCCAACGTCGGTACCGGCGCGAGACTTCCCGCTGCGGCGGCTGCGGAAACAGGTCGAGCGAGGCCACGAGCGCGCAGAACTCGCCAAGCTCGAAGCGGCCCACGAGCTTGCGAGCGCAAGCCCCGGCGGGGTCGCTCCACGCTCGGTCGGCTTGCAGAATGCGGTGGTCCGCGGCGTCGTAGGTGACGTCTTCGCCCCGCCCGGCGACGCCGCCGCCCTCGAGGACGATCACCGTCGTCAAGCGTTCGAAACCACCGGGAGCGATCGTCGCGAGCGGTTCGAGTCGCACCGCTTCGACCTCCAGCGGCAGACCGCGCAGCCGCTGCCAGCAAGATTCAAGAGCGCGCACGCCGCGACCCTACACACCCCGACGCCGCCACCAGCGCCCTTTAGGCTGACAGCGCTGTGCGGCGGCGTGTTCTATTGATCCTGATCGCGGCGCTAGCGGTACCGCTACTGGCGATCGCCACAGCTCGCCTGCATGCTGGTGACGAACAAGCGCGGGGCGCCGACGCCGCCGCGGTCACGCGGCCGGCAGCCGAGCCGCCGAGCGTCGTTGTCGTTCTCACCTTCGATGAGTTCCCGATCGACGCTGCGCGCCTACCTGACGGGCAGATCGATCGCGCTCGCTTCCCCAACCTCGCCGCCCTGGTCAGCACCGCAACCTGGTTTCCAAACGCCCAAGCAGTGCATGACGAGACGAGCGAGGCGCTGCCAGCACTGCTCGACGCTCGCTTGCCGCGCCCCGGCGGCCGCGCCGATCGACGTCATCACCCGAAGAACCTGTTGACCTTGTTCGGCGAGCGCGGCTGGCGGATCGTCGCGAGCGAGGAGGCCAGCGACCTTTGCCCACGACGCTTCTGCCCGCGTGGCAACGTGCGTCGCCGGCCGACGCTCGCGAACCTCAAGGCCGGTCGCAAGGAGCGTTTCGAACGCTGGCTCGCGCAGATCCAGCGACGCCCGGAGCGCACCCTCTACTACAAACACGTGCTGCTGCCCCACCTGCCCTGGATCTACCTGCCCTCGGGCCGGGAGACGCGGGTAACGCTGGAGCGCCTGGCCAACGTCGCCGGCTTCGCCGACCCTTGGCTAACCCTGCACAACGAGCAGCGCCAACTGCTGCAGATCGGCTTCGTCGACCGCGAGCTAGGCAAGTTGATCGATCGCTTGCGCCGGCTCGGTCTCTTCGACCGCGCGTTGATAGCGATCGCTGCCGACCATGGGATCTCGTTCGATCTAGGAGTCGCCGACCGCCGTCGCGTAACGCCACGCAACATCGACGAGGTCGCACCGGTGCCGTTTATCTTCAAGGCCCCGGGGCAGCGCGCCGGATTGGTGGTGCGAGGCCTGGTGCAGACGATCGACTTCACGCCAACGATCGCGTACCTCGCGGGCCTCTCGCTCGACTGGCAGGCCGACGGCGTGCCGGCTTTCGAGCGAGCCAAGCGGCGGCTGCGGTTCGTCGAGATGCCGACCCGGGATTTCCGCGGACGCGTGCGGATCACCGTCGACGAGTGGCTGCGCCGGCGCCACGCGAACATCGCGCGGCGAGCGCGCACCTTCGGCAGCGGCCCGGCCAGCGCCCTCCTGCTCGGCTCCCCGTGGAGCCGCCTGTACCGGTTCGGGGATCGGGCACGGGTGATCGGTACCGAGGCGCACAGCCTGGCGACACAGGGCACTGCGCGGGTGCGAGCGGTGCTCTTCGAACCACAGCTCTATTCGCCGGTCGACAAACGGCGAGTGCTGGTGCCCGTACAAGTAGCGGGCAGGATCGTGGGCGGACGCGCGAACGAGCGGCGCGACCTGGCGGTCGCGGTCAACGGCCGCGTCGTCGCCGTCGGCCGGAGCTTCCGGATGCAGAACGGCCGGCGCCGCCTCTACGGCGGCAGCGAACTGTTCTCGCTGATCGTGCCTGAGAGCGCGCTGCGCGACGGCTTCAATCGCGTGATCGTCTACGAGGTTGCACGCAGCAGCCCACCGCGCCTGCTTGCGATCGGCTCGAATTAGGCGTGACCGGTCAGCGCTGCCCGATCGCTTCCGGGTTGGGACGGTCGTCGGGATCGCGTACGACGCGGGGCGGATCGCGCGAGGTGTCGACCAGCAGACAAACGAAGCGTCCGGAGCGGCGGCGAATGCAGGTGCGGAAGTAGCGATCGGCGAGCGCCACGGTGTTGGCGCTCGCAAGGTTCACCACCAGCTCGCGGTCGCCGTAACGCAGCACCCATTGCCGCACCGCGCGCGCGTTCTCCGTTCGTTCGACGTCGGCTGAAACCACCAACGGTCGACTAGCAAGCCCAGCGGCAAGCCAGCCGCCGAGACCGGCCACAAGCAGCAGCGCGCCGACACGGTCGCGCAGCGCGTACCGCCGGAGCTCGCCGGGGACTGCACGCAGGTCCTCGGCGAGTGCGCGAGCTTCGAGCCGCCGTGCCAGCCACGGGGCCACCGCACCGACCAAAAAGAGGTTGCCGAAGGCGGCGACGATCAGCGCGAACGGAACCGTCATGCCTTCCTCGCGAACGCCGAGCAGGACCGGCGGCAGCTCGTGCAGCAGCATGCCCTCGATCCCCGTGCAAAGCACGAAGGCGCTGGCCGCGAGCGCTCCGCGCACCCGCCACAGCGCGCGGTGTCGTGCGAAAGCCACCGTCGGGCGAGGCTAGCGCAGGCACGGGTAGCATCGGGGCGATGGCGCACGAGCTGTGGGTCTCTT
Protein-coding regions in this window:
- a CDS encoding TIGR00730 family Rossman fold protein; this translates as MPERRLHGPNEPRLPATLDEEILGAERREIVSHYTDEDRIQRIAEELRRGFATLAHVGAAASFFGSARTPPGYPEYELARRCARLVGEAGLAVITGGGPGIMEAANRGAKEAGAPSIGLNIELPFEQGLNPYVDLALHFHYFFTRKVMFVRYASGFVVFPGGFGTLDELFESLTLIQTGKIRHFPVVLVGSEYWQGLVDWLRERVVAEGKVSPHELEIFRVTDDPLEVRDLLLAAAHRKPRVELPARGDGAVARRSAAR
- a CDS encoding sulfatase-like hydrolase/transferase, giving the protein MRRRVLLILIAALAVPLLAIATARLHAGDEQARGADAAAVTRPAAEPPSVVVVLTFDEFPIDAARLPDGQIDRARFPNLAALVSTATWFPNAQAVHDETSEALPALLDARLPRPGGRADRRHHPKNLLTLFGERGWRIVASEEASDLCPRRFCPRGNVRRRPTLANLKAGRKERFERWLAQIQRRPERTLYYKHVLLPHLPWIYLPSGRETRVTLERLANVAGFADPWLTLHNEQRQLLQIGFVDRELGKLIDRLRRLGLFDRALIAIAADHGISFDLGVADRRRVTPRNIDEVAPVPFIFKAPGQRAGLVVRGLVQTIDFTPTIAYLAGLSLDWQADGVPAFERAKRRLRFVEMPTRDFRGRVRITVDEWLRRRHANIARRARTFGSGPASALLLGSPWSRLYRFGDRARVIGTEAHSLATQGTARVRAVLFEPQLYSPVDKRRVLVPVQVAGRIVGGRANERRDLAVAVNGRVVAVGRSFRMQNGRRRLYGGSELFSLIVPESALRDGFNRVIVYEVARSSPPRLLAIGSN